A region of the Nitrospinota bacterium genome:
TGTAGTTCTTTCGCAGGAAGGCACTGGCCGAACCACCGAGGTAATCAAAGCTCATCGAATCGTCAAATATGCCGGTGTGCACGTAAACCAGCTCACGCCCTCCGAGCTGGGAGAGGAGATAACGAAAGACGGAGGGATCGTCAGGATGGCCTTCCATATTGACATAAGCGCCGGGTGAGAGGCGGATGCCGACACGATTGCTTCCGGCTTTGGCCACGACCGCATCGACCACCTCAAGGGCGAAGCGAGCCATCCGTTCAGGGGACCCCCCGTAGGCGTCCGTGCGGCGGTTCGTGTGATGATGGAGAAACTGGTCGATCAGGTAGCCGTTTGCCCCGTGGATTTCCACACCGTCGAAGCCTGCCGTCAGTGCGTTGCCCGCGCCCTGCGCATATGCTTCCACCAAGCCTGGGATTTCGCCGATGTCCAGGGCGCGAGGTGTTGCGTATTCAACATCGGCACGAGGAACCCGTCCGGTCAGAGGTACCGCGGAGGGGGCAATGGGCAGTTCGCCGTTGAGATAGATGGGGTGAGAGACCCGACCAACATGCCAAAGTTGCAAAAATATCTTGCCACCCCTTGCGTGTACCTGCTCCGTCACCTGGCGCCAACCTTCTATTTGGGCTTCGTTGTAAATCCCAGGGGTGTTAGGGTAACCTTGGCCATCAGGCCGGACGATGGTGGCTTCAGTGATGATGAGGCCCGCATCCGCCCGACGGGCATAGTAGGCAGCCATTTCCGCCGTCGGTACTAGGGCATCGTCCGCCATGCTCCGGGTCATGGGCGCCATGGCGATTCGGTTTTCCAGATTGAGCGAGCCAAGCTGCAATGGGGAAAACAGATTGGAGTAGACTTCGCTGGTCGTCGTTCCATTTGTTGCTGTCATAGTCCCAGCCTCCCTTCTTTACGCTGGAAGTTCTCGTTGGTGAGCTCTAGGGTCTTCGCGTGTTCTGGCATGATGTTGTTCTCCTTTCTGTTCAGGGCGATCATGGATGCCGCAAAATTTGTGAAAATTTCTGGACGGTTATGACGAGACCGCATAGGTAACAAGAGCCCGAAAGGTCGTGAATGAAGGAAATTAGCAGGGTACTAGGCCTGATGAAGGAGCTTCCCGCTTGCACGAAAATCCCTTGGCCAACTCCCAGGCGGAAGTTCTTCCGGTCCGTTGTTGAAGCTTTCTCTATCATCGCAGGGGTTCCTTGCTGGATATTCCTCTGTATATCCCTACATGTTTTATCAACCGGTTGGTAAAACATCCGGTTAAAAAAACCTACACCTGGTAGCCTTCCAAAAGATGCACCAAGTGGGACTCCGCATGGGCTAGCACCTCGGGGTCCCGTTTGGTCTTGGCCAGGAGAATCGCCCCTTCGAGCGCGGAAACGATGAAGGACGCTGTAGCACGAGGGTCCATCGTTTCCCGGTACACTCCCGTCTCAAGACCGCGCTTAAGCACTCCCTCAATCACGCTCTCCCATGCCTCAAAGAAGTGAGTCAAGCGGGTGCGGAAATCCTCGTCCACATCGGCCATCTCCAAGGCCAGATTCCCCAGAGGGCAGCCGCCAGCACAGTAACTCTCTTCCATATGCCCCCGGATGAGCTGCAGGTAGTCTCGAAGTTGCTCCGTCGGGTGGCGGTCGTCGTTGAACCTCGGGGCAAGAATGTGGTTGATGGCGTAGGTGGCCATCCGGTCCAGCAGCTCCAGCCCTAGCGCTTCTTTGGTCGGAAAATAATAGAAGACATTGGCCTTCTTGACGCTAGCGGCCTTAGCGATGGCGTCTACGCTCGTGGCCCTGAAGCCGTTGGTGTGGATCAGCTGCTGGGCTTCTGCCAGGATTTTCTCTTTGGTGCCGGTGGTCATTTGCTGAGCCCTCGTTTTTACCATCTGAATGGTAAAATAACACCTTGGACGAAAATTGTCAAGGGGAAAAATGAAAAAAATTACTGCCGTTTATATTTCAATGGATTACATGGGAGGCGAGGGGGCATAGAAAGGAAATGGACACATTAGAAGTGCACTATATCCTTGCGAGGTTAAGGCTTGGTCCGCCCTATTGCCCCTCAGGCATCCATTCCCATAAAGAGATTGTTTAAAGACTCCGCTAAGGTTGGATGAGCGAAGACGCCGTCACGAATGCGAGTGTACGGCACGTTGCCCATCATCGCCATCTGTATGACAGACATGACCTCGCCCCCCTCTACCCCTAGAACCGCGCATCCTAGAATTTGGTCCGTCTCGGCGTCTA
Encoded here:
- a CDS encoding alkene reductase, which gives rise to MTATNGTTTSEVYSNLFSPLQLGSLNLENRIAMAPMTRSMADDALVPTAEMAAYYARRADAGLIITEATIVRPDGQGYPNTPGIYNEAQIEGWRQVTEQVHARGGKIFLQLWHVGRVSHPIYLNGELPIAPSAVPLTGRVPRADVEYATPRALDIGEIPGLVEAYAQGAGNALTAGFDGVEIHGANGYLIDQFLHHHTNRRTDAYGGSPERMARFALEVVDAVVAKAGSNRVGIRLSPGAYVNMEGHPDDPSVFRYLLSQLGGRELVYVHTGIFDDSMSFDYLGGSASAFLRKNY
- a CDS encoding TetR/AcrR family transcriptional regulator is translated as MTTGTKEKILAEAQQLIHTNGFRATSVDAIAKAASVKKANVFYYFPTKEALGLELLDRMATYAINHILAPRFNDDRHPTEQLRDYLQLIRGHMEESYCAGGCPLGNLALEMADVDEDFRTRLTHFFEAWESVIEGVLKRGLETGVYRETMDPRATASFIVSALEGAILLAKTKRDPEVLAHAESHLVHLLEGYQV